A window of Microbacterium luteolum contains these coding sequences:
- a CDS encoding glycosyltransferase → MPARVHAIIVARPGSSARAQLLRTLDAVRSQTTPPAAVTLVMCGDATTARESETVAGTVEGIIEARATTSFAEAVELARPRVLEGTAIWLLAQDTAPHPRALERLSGMLERSPSAVIVAPKLVATDNEREIVSLGVTMTTLGRSVELAAGELDQGQHDGMDDALGSDIRGILIRGEVRDALRPDPALAGADEGLDLGVRARLGGGRVVVAPTARISASPDGPAALPSGRSRRAYVRRLAQLHRRLAYAPAPVVPLHWLALLPLALWRSITHLIGKRPESVIPEWAAALTAMLRVNAVARSRARIRSFRSSTWASIAPLRVTSSQLRRRLDDGHGSEGGAVSELRFFSGGGAWAVLAALVLSIASFTTVLAWPTVGGGALLPLRDTVSALWSDAAWGLRGVGIDLVGPADPFAAVVAVLGTLWPAGPSFTLVLLWILALPLAVLGGWFAATRVTDRAGLRIFAGVAWAMAPTFLTALVDGRPSAVLVHLLLPWLFHAAAVAHRSWGAAGAASLLLAAVVACAPSLAPALALLWIIAIGIALATAQFRGAGRQLWLPLPTALLFAPLVFWQLAHGSPLALLGDPGFLWAGPQATADAAGRLAIATGFPTNDFAGWTIFAPAVIGTWAPLLCAPIALLALAAAVAPRWRAGITLLVVTLAGLATAFLAVGITVGFTQGNPVAIWPGSGLSLAWIGVVGAALVTLDTALTLPRLRLIATSVAAVALVVCAVPALTAFHLERSALTNGPVSTLPAYVAAQAAGDQQIATLVLTPQDDGGLAVDVAWGASETLGAQSTMMTTAVEPQGADITALAVDLLSARDFDAPGELAEQGISYVLLAQLPGGQSDKARALGTTAVTSIDQRPGFVHAGTTERGVLWRLEADADAPEALTQAQQGTARLVITLQLVFVFAALLLSVPTRASRRAARAQSRIVGRVPEEPLVLPRHAEDREDEDAVGGVAEATVPTIATGETEDAISDDPLVGVDAPDDEPLPDDDAPVDEPLPDDDEPLPDDDAPAVDESPSDDAPLPDDEPPADDEPSSDDQAPSAGAAEEDNR, encoded by the coding sequence ATGCCAGCCCGAGTTCACGCCATCATCGTCGCGCGCCCCGGATCTTCTGCCCGCGCGCAACTCCTCCGCACTCTCGACGCCGTGCGGTCTCAGACGACACCTCCGGCCGCCGTGACCCTCGTCATGTGCGGTGACGCGACGACCGCGCGCGAGAGCGAGACGGTCGCCGGCACCGTGGAGGGCATCATCGAGGCCCGCGCGACGACGTCGTTCGCCGAGGCGGTGGAGCTCGCACGCCCCCGCGTCCTCGAGGGAACCGCGATCTGGCTCCTCGCCCAGGACACGGCGCCCCATCCGCGCGCCCTCGAAAGGCTCAGCGGGATGCTGGAGCGCTCGCCGTCGGCGGTGATCGTCGCTCCGAAGCTGGTCGCGACCGACAACGAGCGTGAGATCGTCTCCCTGGGCGTGACGATGACCACGCTCGGCCGTTCGGTCGAGCTGGCGGCGGGGGAGCTCGACCAGGGTCAGCACGACGGCATGGACGATGCGCTCGGATCCGACATCCGCGGGATCCTCATCCGCGGGGAGGTCCGCGACGCGCTGCGTCCGGATCCGGCTCTCGCCGGGGCCGACGAGGGGCTCGATCTCGGCGTGCGCGCCCGGCTCGGCGGCGGTCGCGTCGTGGTCGCACCGACCGCGCGCATCTCCGCTTCTCCGGACGGCCCCGCGGCGCTCCCTTCCGGCCGCTCGCGTCGCGCCTACGTCCGACGGCTCGCGCAGCTGCATCGCCGTCTCGCGTACGCCCCGGCGCCCGTCGTGCCGCTGCACTGGCTGGCGCTCCTCCCGCTCGCACTCTGGCGATCGATCACGCACCTCATCGGCAAGCGTCCGGAATCGGTCATCCCCGAGTGGGCCGCCGCACTCACCGCGATGCTGCGCGTCAACGCCGTCGCGCGCTCGCGCGCCCGCATCCGTTCCTTCCGTTCGTCCACCTGGGCGAGCATCGCACCGCTGCGGGTCACCTCGTCGCAGTTGCGTCGCCGGCTCGACGACGGACACGGCAGCGAAGGCGGCGCGGTCAGCGAGCTGCGCTTCTTCTCCGGCGGTGGCGCGTGGGCCGTGCTGGCCGCCCTGGTCCTGAGCATCGCCTCGTTCACGACGGTGCTGGCGTGGCCGACGGTCGGCGGCGGTGCACTGCTCCCGCTGCGCGACACGGTCTCCGCGCTGTGGAGCGATGCGGCGTGGGGCCTCCGCGGTGTCGGCATCGACCTCGTCGGTCCCGCCGACCCGTTCGCCGCCGTCGTCGCGGTCCTCGGCACGCTCTGGCCCGCCGGCCCGTCGTTCACGCTGGTGCTGCTCTGGATCCTCGCGCTCCCGCTTGCCGTTCTCGGCGGATGGTTCGCCGCCACACGCGTCACCGACCGCGCCGGACTCCGGATCTTCGCGGGCGTGGCGTGGGCGATGGCACCGACCTTCCTGACGGCGCTCGTCGACGGGCGGCCGAGTGCCGTCCTCGTTCATCTCCTGCTCCCGTGGCTCTTCCATGCGGCCGCCGTCGCCCACCGGTCCTGGGGGGCCGCAGGCGCCGCATCGCTCCTGCTCGCCGCGGTCGTCGCGTGCGCACCGTCGCTGGCACCGGCCCTGGCGCTGCTCTGGATCATCGCGATCGGCATCGCCCTTGCGACGGCGCAGTTCCGCGGCGCGGGTCGGCAGCTCTGGCTCCCGCTTCCGACGGCGCTCCTGTTCGCGCCGCTCGTCTTCTGGCAGCTCGCGCACGGCTCGCCGCTCGCTCTGCTCGGCGATCCCGGCTTCCTCTGGGCGGGCCCGCAGGCGACCGCCGACGCGGCAGGCCGCCTCGCGATCGCGACCGGGTTCCCGACGAACGACTTCGCGGGATGGACGATCTTCGCTCCGGCCGTGATCGGCACCTGGGCACCGCTCCTCTGCGCCCCCATCGCCCTGCTCGCCCTCGCCGCGGCGGTCGCCCCGCGCTGGCGCGCCGGTATCACGCTCCTCGTGGTGACGCTGGCGGGTCTCGCGACCGCGTTCCTCGCGGTCGGCATCACGGTCGGCTTCACGCAGGGCAATCCGGTCGCGATCTGGCCGGGCTCGGGCCTGAGCCTCGCATGGATCGGCGTCGTGGGAGCGGCGCTCGTCACTCTCGACACCGCGCTCACCCTCCCGCGGCTTCGCCTGATCGCCACCTCCGTCGCGGCGGTCGCGCTCGTGGTCTGCGCGGTGCCCGCCCTCACTGCTTTCCATCTGGAACGCTCGGCGCTCACCAATGGTCCGGTCTCGACCCTCCCGGCCTATGTCGCGGCGCAGGCCGCCGGAGATCAGCAGATCGCCACGCTCGTCCTCACACCCCAGGACGACGGCGGTCTCGCCGTCGACGTCGCCTGGGGAGCGAGTGAGACTCTCGGAGCCCAGTCGACCATGATGACGACGGCTGTCGAACCCCAGGGGGCCGACATCACCGCTCTCGCGGTCGACCTGCTCTCGGCGCGTGACTTCGACGCTCCGGGCGAGCTCGCGGAGCAGGGCATCAGCTACGTGCTGCTCGCCCAGCTCCCCGGGGGGCAGAGCGACAAGGCGCGTGCCCTGGGGACCACGGCTGTCACCTCGATCGATCAGCGTCCGGGGTTCGTCCACGCCGGCACCACCGAACGCGGCGTGCTGTGGCGGTTGGAGGCCGACGCGGACGCGCCGGAGGCGCTGACACAGGCACAGCAGGGCACCGCGCGTCTGGTGATCACTCTGCAGCTCGTGTTCGTCTTCGCTGCCTTGCTGCTGTCGGTCCCGACGCGCGCGTCGCGACGGGCCGCCCGTGCACAGTCCCGCATCGTCGGCCGGGTTCCGGAGGAGCCGCTCGTGCTGCCGAGGCACGCCGAGGATCGCGAGGACGAGGATGCCGTCGGCGGCGTCGCCGAGGCGACGGTCCCCACAATCGCGACGGGCGAGACCGAGGACGCGATCTCCGACGACCCGCTCGTCGGCGTGGACGCGCCGGATGACGAGCCCCTGCCGGATGATGACGCGCCGGTTGACGAGCCCCTGCCGGATGATGACGAGCCCCTGCCGGATGATGACGCGCCGGCCGTTGATGAGTCGCCGTCCGACGACGCGCCGCTGCCGGACGACGAGCCGCCCGCAGACGACGAGCCGTCCTCAGACGATCAGGCGCCGTCGGCTGGTGCGGCCGAGGAGGACAACCGATGA
- a CDS encoding WhiB family transcriptional regulator, which translates to MTGYRSDVPENWFVDPINLGVPGVRKPNAEDDNALAWQSDALCSQTDPEAFFPEKGGSTRDAKRICTTCDVRGECLEYALNNDERFGIWGGLSERERRKLKRRAT; encoded by the coding sequence ATGACGGGATACCGTTCCGACGTACCGGAGAACTGGTTCGTCGATCCGATCAACCTCGGAGTGCCGGGGGTTCGGAAGCCGAACGCCGAAGACGACAACGCCCTCGCCTGGCAGAGCGACGCTCTCTGCTCGCAGACCGATCCCGAAGCCTTCTTCCCGGAGAAGGGCGGATCGACACGAGACGCGAAGCGCATCTGCACCACGTGCGATGTCCGCGGCGAATGCCTCGAATACGCGCTCAACAACGATGAGCGCTTCGGGATCTGGGGCGGACTCTCCGAGCGCGAGCGCCGGAAGCTCAAGCGCCGCGCGACCTGA